One bacterium DNA segment encodes these proteins:
- a CDS encoding TolC family protein, giving the protein EVEVAAARSRELAAQREAYRAQLAAADAALEQSRYRYVNGLADYQAVLTALGARQQAELGLIETHRQLIAARLALYDALGGAWTKNIGEEG; this is encoded by the coding sequence GCGAGGTGGAGGTCGCCGCCGCGCGCTCGCGAGAGCTGGCGGCGCAACGCGAGGCGTATCGCGCGCAGCTCGCGGCGGCGGACGCGGCGCTCGAGCAGTCGCGCTACCGCTACGTCAACGGACTTGCGGACTATCAGGCGGTGCTGACGGCGCTTGGCGCTCGGCAGCAGGCGGAACTCGGCCTGATCGAAACGCACCGGCAACTCATCGCGGCGCGGCTTGCGCTTTATGACGCGCTCGGCGGCGCGTGGACAAAAAACATCGGCGAGGAAGGTTGA